In one Lycium barbarum isolate Lr01 chromosome 7, ASM1917538v2, whole genome shotgun sequence genomic region, the following are encoded:
- the LOC132604442 gene encoding 15-cis-zeta-carotene isomerase, chloroplastic encodes MATSIFLSHPLSPFSPLSKHHKIPTPKQTSTISSYHFNKHILPNNPTTKTPFPNSLFSFSSKPRKQFNPISVGRTQTDEKDEILVGEDSAEFELSKQKISSWVYFLGILGVVLYALNVIWIDNSTGFGKSFIDALSSISDSHEIVMLSLTFIFAIVHSGLASLRDKGEELIGERAFRVLFAGISLPLAVSTIVYFINHRYDGVQLWELKSIAGIHELVWFSNFISFFFLYPSTFNLLEVAAVDKPKMHLWETGIMRITRHPQMVGQVIWCLAHTLWIGNSVAVAASVGLIGHHLFGAWNGDRRLAIRYGEAFEVVKKRTSVIPFAAILDGRQKLPEDYYKEFIRLPYVSITALTLGAYFLHPIMQAASYRLHW; translated from the exons ATGGCAACTTCAATTTTCCTCTCACACCCTCTTTCCCCTTTCTCTCCTCTATCAAAACACCACAAAATACCAACTCCCAAACAAACCtcaaccatatcatcatatcacttCAACAAACACATACTACCAAACAACCCCACCACCAAAACACCATTTCCCAATTCTCTTTTTTCATTTTCCTCAAAACCAAGAAAGCAATTCAATCCAATATCAGTAGGAAGAACACAAACAGATGAAAAAGATGAAATCTTGGTTGGTGAAGATTCAGCTGAATTTGAGTTATCCAAACAAAAGATTTCATCTTGGGTTTACTTTCTTGGAATTCTTGGTGTTGTTCTTTATGCTCTTAATGTTATTTGGATTGACAATTCAACTGGCTTTGGAAAATCATTCATTGATGCTCTTTCCAGTATTTCAGATAGCCATGAG ATTGTAATGCTTTCCCTTACCTTCATTTTCGCAATAGTCCACAGTGGTCTTGCTAGTCTTAGAGACAAAGGTGAGGAACTCATTGGGGAGCGTGCTTTTCGTGTATTGTTTGCTGGGATTTCTTTGCCATTGGCAGTCAGCACAATT GTGTATTTCATTAACCACCGATATGATGGAGTGCAGTTATGGGAATTAAAAAGCATTGCTGGgattcatgaactagtttggttttCCAACTTTATTTCCTTCTTCTTCCTATACCCGTCGACATTCAATTTACTGGAAGTAGCGGCTGTTGACAAGCCCAAGATGCATCTTTGGGAAACTGGGATTATGAGGATTACCAGGCATCCACAG ATGGTTGGGCAGGTGATATGGTGCTTAGCTCACACACTATGGATCGGGAATTCAGTTGCAGTGGCGGCGTCAGTAGGATTAATCGGACATCATCTGTTTGGTGCCTGGAACGGGGACCGAAGGTTAGCAATACGATATGGTGAGGCTTTTGAAGTCGTGAAGAAGAGAACGAGTGTCATTCCATTTGCAGCTATTCTTGATGGACGCCAAAAGTTGCCCGAAGATTATTACAAGGAATTTATCAGATTGCCATATGTATCAATAACAGCATTGACATTAGGTGCTTACTTCCTCCACCCCATTATGCAAGCTGCCAGTTATCGGCTACACTGGTAG